One Vibrio sp. CDRSL-10 TSBA genomic window, TTCACTGGCTTCAGTGAAACTAGAAGAATTGGCAGCGACTACAAAGTTTGTAATGCCACGTAGAGATTCATCTGAATTAAATGTAGACATTGAGTTAACCAATTAGATATGGATGTAGCAATTATTGATTCAATTTCCCCAATTGTATACGGATAGACTTATGTGCTGAAGTGGATTGTTTCTGTCCCATTTGAAGTTACACATAATTAAGTCACCGTATCGCCAAGCTGTGCTTTGACATACTTTTTCTAGGTGAAATCTTGCCTATGAGAGCGGTGGCTATTCAAACTTTAGCTTTTTATAGCCTACGAATCGCTTGAAAAGGCATGTTTCCGAGCAAAGTTTATTGTCTCCAAACACATCATTTTTGTTTTAGATATTCACTGTGATTAAGTGTAACAGCTAACCTGAGAGTTACACTTGCCTTACGAGATACGATTAGACTGATTTACCCAGAGAAGCAATGCACTCAAAGCGGTAAACAAAGTGATAATCCAAGTCATTGTCCATGGCGTACCGTCCCTGAATGCCGCTAATAACAGCGATGAAATGATACCACTGCCATATTGCAGAGAGCCAATAACCGCAGACGCCGAGCCTGCACTTTTGTCAACCTGGTCTAACGCAGCGGCGGTCGCCGACGCAGCGATAACCCCATTCATAGAGAAAAAAACAAATATTGGCAAGATAATCATCCAAATACCACCAATCTCTGCTTTCACTCCAATCGCCATCACCGCAATAGCTGTTATGGCAATGAAAGTGGTTACTTTTAGCAAACTATCCAGCCGGAAACGGTGAACTAACTGTCGATTAACAACACTCATCGACATAACGCCCAAAATATTAACAGCGAATAACCAACCGTAATGTTGTGCGTCCACAGGCCTTGTTGCGGAAATCGAATGAACTAAATCAGAATATTACGATCAGATCAGGGACATTCGTTCACTGACTTTGATTTCATGCCGAAGCCTCGCTACAAAACCACTAACTGGTGCAAGTACAATAACTCCTTGATCAACAGAGATTCACTCACGTTTTGGATTGACGAAGAGGCCATAACTGAGTGGAAACAATCTAAACAGGATAAACGTGGTAGACCAAGATTGTTTAGTGATCTCGCTATCACGACTGCTCTCATGGTAAAGCGCATTTTTTCCTTACCATTAAGGGCGCTACAAGGCTTTATCGACTCTGTTTTTAGATTGGCTAACGTCCCATTGGTTTGTCCCCACTATACTTGCATCAGTCGCCGAGCTAAGGATGTTGAGATTAATTTCAAAGCCTCATCACGAGGCGCTATCCAACACCTAGCTATTGATGCTACTGGGCTCAAGGTATACGGTGAGGGTGAATGGAAAGTGAAAAAGCACGGAACCGATGGTAAGCGTCGAGTCTGGCGTAAACTCCATCTTGCTGTTGATACTGACACTCATAAAATTATTGCCGCTGAACTGACACTTTCAGGCGTGACAGACGCGGAAGTACTCCCAAATTTACTCAAACAGACACGCCGATCCATCAAGGAAATTTCGGGAGATGGCGCATACGATACTTGGGAGTGCCACAGGGCGATTAGGGTTAAGAAAGCGATACCTCTAATCCCTCCACATGAAGGAGCCGCCTTCTGGGAAAAGGGGCATCCACGTAATCTGGCGGTTGGTTGCCAAAAGCTCTATGGTTCGAACAAAAAGTGGAAACGAAAGTATGGCTACCACAGGCGTTCATTGTCGGAGACCGCTATGTATCGCGTAAAACAGCTACTAGGCGCTTCACTCACGTTTCGAAATTACAACGCACAGGTTGGGGAAACATACGCCATGATCAAAGCACTCAACAAGCTAACAGGGATAGGCATGCCCGAAACCCAGTATATCGTTTAAATACAAACGATTTAGCTAGTGTTCGCTCTCAAGTTGAATTCCGCAACAAAGCCACAAAGAATAGGCAATATCAATTTATGGTTGTGACAAATATCACTTTATGGTTGTAAATATCATTTTATGGTTGTATCAACACAAATCATAAAGGAAGAGCCGATGAGCAGTGGCAAACGAGATATAACTCTGCGCTTTCTAGCAGAGCCAGGAGATGTAAACTTTGGCGGTAAAGTACACGGTGGCGCCGTGATGAAATGGATCGACCTGGCTGCTTATGCCTGCTCCGCAGCGTGGAGCGGAAAATACTGTATTACCGCCTACGCCGGCGGCATTCGTTTCGTGGCCCCGATTCTGGTCGGCAACCTGGTTGAAGTCAGCGCTAAGGTCATTTATACCGGTAAAACCTCAATGCACATTGCGATTGATGTCCAGGCCACGGATCCCAAAGAGCTCAACAATCATCTCACCACACACTGCATTGTGATTATGGTCGCTGTGGATGAAAACGGTAAACCAACACCGGTTTCCGGAGTGGATCCCGACCACCGATGAAGACATCGCGCTGCGTAAATCGGCCATTCGCCTAATGAATATGCGTACTGAAATCGGCGAAGAGATGGAAGCACACGTTAAATATCTCAAAGCCCGCTAACCCTCGCACACCCTTACCCAATCAGAAATAGTCCAGATACGACATCAGGTTAGCTGACAACGTATCTGGCTAGTTTTGCTCAGCCTTGTCATCTAAACTTCATTTTTCTCTGCTTTAATGCTCCATTAGCTGGCAAAGGTATGCCTGCCATGTTGGCAAAAGCAGAGAACAATAGATGTCGTTAACCCTCAGTGATATCACCCTCAGTGAGAACACCCTGTCTGATACTAAATCGGTTGAATACCAATGGGTACGAACTATGTACGTGGAAGGCTATCCCCCGTTAGAGATTAATCATTACATTCAGACCTGCTTCGGCGGCGATGAAACCTTTGCCGATCTGTTTCGTAAAGTGGCTCTGCAGCAAGAGAGCCTGTACGTGCTGCTGCGTTATATCGGATGCGCTCCATCCAGCCGCGAGCTGTGATTTTACCCACTGTCGTTGTCGCCTTGTGACAAATACTTATCTTCAATCGTTTAAATCGCACTCAATAAATAGGCCCGAGCAATGCCCGGGCCTATTTGTTTACAGTTCAATGCGACTGTTTTTACAGGTAAATTCTATCGCTTTTTACGATATTAACCTTTCACACCACCAGCCGTCAGGCCACCCACCAGCCAGCGCTGTGCCAGCAGGAAAACAGCGGTAATTGGCAGAGCCGATAACACAGCCGCGGCGGCAAAATCACCCCACAGGTAGTTTTGCGGATACAGATATTGCTGCATGCCTACCGCCAGTGTGTACTTATCCACATCCGACAGCAGCAGCGAGGCCACCGGTACTTCTCCCACCACCATGATGAAGGAGAGGATAAAGACCACTGCCAGAATTGGCACTGACAATGGCAGCAGCACCAAACGGAATGCCTGCCAAGGGGTTGCACCATCCAGGGCAGCCGCTTCTTCCAGCGAGTTATCAATGGTTTCAAAGTAGCCCTTGATAGTCCAGACATGCAGTGCAATCCCGCCCAGGTAGGAGAAGATCAGGCCACCATGGGTGTTGAGCCCCAAAAACGGAATGTACTGACCAAGCTTGTCAAACAACGCATAAATCGCGACCAGAGCCAGCACAGCCGGGAACATCTGGAAGATCATCATCGCTTTCAGAATGGTCTCTTTGCCTTTAAAGCGCATGCGAGCAAACGCGTACGCTGATGTGGTCGATAAGAAGACAATCAGCACCGATGACACCGCTGCGATTTTGACCGAGTTCCATAGCCAGGTCAGAACCGGAAACGGCGGTGGCGTCACACTGCCGTCCGCGTTAGTGACCGAGAAACCAAGTGCCAGTTTCCAGTGCTCCAGAGACGGATTTTCCGGAATGATGCTACCGGTCGCGAAGTTACCTTCGCGGAATGAGATAGCCACCACCATCAGCAGCGGAAAGATGATCAGCGCCAGAAACGCCCACAGCGCAACATGTGTCGCCCACACACGGTATTTGAGCGATTTTCCTTGTACCATAGCCATAAGTGTCGCTCCTTAATTCTGGCTGACTTTAGTGAAACGCAGGTTAAGCAGCGCAAGCGCCCCCACCAGCAGGAAGATCAACGTCGCAATCGCGCTCGCCAGACCAAAGTCCTGACCACCGGCACCTTCAAATGCAATGCGGTAGGTATAGCTGACCAAGAGGTCAGTGTAACCGGCTGGCTCGGAGGTTCCTATCATGTTCGGACCGCCCGCCGTCAAGAGCTGAATCATAACAAAATTATTGAAGTTAAACGCAAAGCTGGCAATAAGCAGCGGCGTGAGCGGTTTAATCATCAATGGCAGCGTGATCTTGGTAAAGTTGTGCACGAAGTTAGCACCATCGATAGCCGATGCTTCGTATAAGTCATCCGGAATGGCTTTCAGCAAGCCCATACACAAAATCATCATGTACGGGAAACCCAGCCAGGTATTGACGATCAACACCATGCATTTCGCCAGGAAACGGATCAGAGAACCAGGCCGGACTGAGGCCAAACAGCCCTTGCAGCACCATATTGATTTCACCAAAGCTCTGGTTAAACAGACCTTTAAAGATCAGAATCGAAATGAAGGCCGGTACTGCATAAGGTAGGATTAACAGCACACGGTACAAAGCGCGACCTTTGAGCTCTTCCCACTGCACCACACTCGCCAGCACCAGACCAATCACCAGAGTAAAGATCACGGTCAGCACAGAGAACAGCACAGTCCAGATAAAGATACTGATAAACGGCTCTTTGATGCCCTCATCTTTCCAAACCCGTTCAAAGTTATGTGTACCGATTGAAA contains:
- a CDS encoding IS5 family transposase, with the protein product MPKPRYKTTNWCKYNNSLINRDSLTFWIDEEAITEWKQSKQDKRGRPRLFSDLAITTALMVKRIFSLPLRALQGFIDSVFRLANVPLVCPHYTCISRRAKDVEINFKASSRGAIQHLAIDATGLKVYGEGEWKVKKHGTDGKRRVWRKLHLAVDTDTHKIIAAELTLSGVTDAEVLPNLLKQTRRSIKEISGDGAYDTWECHRAIRVKKAIPLIPPHEGAAFWEKGHPRNLAVGCQKLYGSNKKWKRKYGYHRRSLSETAMYRVKQLLGASLTFRNYNAQVGETYAMIKALNKLTGIGMPETQYIV
- the malG gene encoding maltose ABC transporter permease MalG, with the translated sequence MAMVQGKSLKYRVWATHVALWAFLALIIFPLLMVVAISFREGNFATGSIIPENPSLEHWKLALGFSVTNADGSVTPPPFPVLTWLWNSVKIAAVSSVLIVFLSTTSAYAFARMRFKGKETILKAMMIFQMFPAVLALVAIYALFDKLGQYIPFLGLNTHGGLIFSYLGGIALHVWTIKGYFETIDNSLEEAAALDGATPWQAFRLVLLPLSVPILAVVFILSFIMVVGEVPVASLLLSDVDKYTLAVGMQQYLYPQNYLWGDFAAAAVLSALPITAVFLLAQRWLVGGLTAGGVKG